A portion of the Saccharospirillaceae bacterium genome contains these proteins:
- the yvcK gene encoding uridine diphosphate-N-acetylglucosamine-binding protein YvcK produces the protein METISPKLKMVCFGGGHGLGRLLTALESLGENLTGIVTTTDNGGSTGRLRREADTIAWGDLRNCLNQLCREPSIGQLLFEYRFSTAGELNGHNLGNLMLFALEQMSVSPTDAIDVMRELLHIKPRLLPMSYTPVALTGFDGEVEVIGEVEIDDHHEPFAHLGLSHKAELTPEVADALASADGILLSPGSFMTSVMPPLLVDGVSDLINKSKGSFVLVANLTQERLGGGDRYYNLTLDHQLDLLRRAGIRLPDAVLWPNSRAIEPFVQELENVTLVEAELTTDGQRHDAAMLSCAIGHLFA, from the coding sequence ATGGAAACAATTAGCCCGAAGCTTAAGATGGTCTGCTTTGGCGGAGGGCATGGTTTAGGCCGGTTATTAACTGCGCTTGAATCACTTGGTGAAAATCTCACTGGCATTGTGACAACCACGGATAACGGCGGGTCGACTGGCAGACTGCGCCGGGAGGCAGATACGATCGCTTGGGGCGATCTGCGCAATTGTCTCAACCAGCTGTGTCGTGAACCCAGTATTGGGCAGTTGCTGTTCGAATATCGTTTCTCTACAGCAGGCGAGTTGAATGGTCATAATCTCGGCAATCTGATGTTATTTGCACTTGAGCAAATGTCTGTATCACCAACGGACGCCATTGATGTCATGCGCGAATTGTTGCACATCAAGCCGAGATTGCTGCCAATGTCTTATACGCCTGTCGCATTAACCGGGTTTGATGGCGAAGTTGAGGTAATCGGTGAAGTGGAAATAGATGATCATCACGAGCCTTTTGCGCATCTTGGTTTAAGTCATAAAGCTGAATTAACACCAGAAGTGGCGGATGCTCTGGCGTCGGCTGACGGTATCCTATTATCCCCCGGCAGTTTTATGACCAGTGTCATGCCGCCCTTGCTGGTTGATGGTGTTTCCGATCTTATTAATAAATCCAAAGGCAGTTTTGTGTTGGTGGCTAATCTGACGCAGGAACGATTAGGCGGTGGCGATCGATATTATAATCTGACATTGGATCATCAATTGGATCTGCTCCGTCGAGCGGGCATCAGGCTTCCTGATGCTGTGCTTTGGCCGAACAGTCGAGCAATCGAGCCCTTCGTACAGGAGCTTGAGAATGTCACCTTGGTTGAGGCTGAGCTGACCACTGACGGCCAGCGTCATGATGCGGCGATGTTGTCCTGTGCTATTGGTCATCTCTTTGCGTGA
- a CDS encoding glycosyltransferase family 4 protein: protein MKIAIFLDSRSTGGIETHVAQLSRGLLAFNIPFDLIFYNRYDDQHPLLRQLKGSVNVINMKGSIFNLSQYLRKERPLLHTHGYKAGIIGRLLCSLHRLPVVSTHHNGDPGKGRVFIYNLIDRLTSCVSQNICVSERIMNKVPGAKTLIPNFVDFPKGEENHNGRYQVAFVGRFSSEKGPDIFAKIADGLPYSFAMYGDGEMRLPLKESNPKIRMYGSVDMKNHWQKIRLLVIPSRYEGLPLVAIEALSHGIPVVSSRAGDLPKLIKAVGIGNTVNLENIDVFKKRINFWMQKNSEKYLTDATKARTFIYNNYSLRACIPSVIEVYRNAANCYAEEIC from the coding sequence ATGAAGATCGCAATATTCCTCGATAGCCGGAGTACTGGCGGCATAGAAACCCACGTAGCTCAGCTAAGCAGAGGGCTTCTCGCCTTCAATATTCCTTTCGACCTTATATTTTATAATCGGTACGACGATCAACACCCGCTACTGAGACAATTAAAGGGCTCGGTTAACGTGATTAATATGAAGGGATCGATATTCAACCTCAGCCAATACCTCAGAAAAGAAAGACCTTTACTTCACACCCATGGATACAAGGCCGGCATCATTGGCCGGTTACTGTGCAGCCTTCACCGATTACCGGTTGTCTCTACCCACCACAATGGTGACCCGGGAAAGGGACGAGTTTTTATCTACAACCTGATTGATCGCCTGACTTCCTGTGTTAGCCAAAATATCTGTGTCAGCGAGAGAATTATGAATAAGGTACCGGGTGCGAAGACACTCATCCCGAACTTTGTTGATTTCCCCAAGGGTGAGGAGAATCATAACGGACGCTACCAAGTGGCTTTTGTTGGTCGCTTTTCTTCAGAAAAAGGGCCGGATATTTTTGCAAAAATCGCAGATGGTTTGCCCTACTCTTTCGCAATGTATGGCGATGGAGAAATGCGACTGCCACTGAAAGAGAGTAATCCAAAGATACGCATGTATGGTAGCGTTGATATGAAGAATCACTGGCAAAAAATACGTTTACTGGTTATTCCTTCAAGGTATGAGGGACTGCCACTGGTTGCCATTGAGGCACTCAGCCATGGAATTCCTGTTGTATCAAGCAGGGCCGGAGACCTGCCAAAGCTCATTAAAGCTGTCGGAATTGGCAATACAGTCAACCTGGAAAACATCGATGTGTTTAAAAAGAGAATAAACTTCTGGATGCAGAAAAACAGCGAAAAATATTTAACAGACGCGACCAAAGCCAGAACGTTCATTTATAACAACTACAGCCTCAGAGCCTGCATACCTTCCGTGATTGAGGTCTATCGCAATGCAGCGAACTGCTATGCCGAAGAAATTTGCTGA
- a CDS encoding NAD-dependent epimerase/dehydratase family protein, whose product MGHRVVGYDCLKCPNHLINSAGIEWHQGFLSDRSLLERVFGGARPDVCIHLAKPAAELLESYTPEERHREIQGRDLSVRVLHTCLADQLNVFETAIRFGNIPVLFASSDSVYGPNSSTSVLENAQLQPISMKGLFNFFTEQYGRFYALRYGISITAMRFFNVYGFWLDGWRGDVISRFCQAALTNQKLDVYGDGNQIRDFIYIEDAIAAIIALASSVKPGFSAVNISTGVGTELNELVRLVCLLTATPFEVVNHPFRPGDLSCAVGNNQRLEALGLNLVKTELAEGLRRTMNAAGVITMRRSQA is encoded by the coding sequence ATGGGTCACCGAGTAGTGGGCTATGATTGTCTAAAATGCCCGAATCACTTAATAAATTCTGCAGGAATCGAATGGCATCAGGGGTTTTTGAGTGATCGTTCGCTGCTCGAACGGGTATTTGGTGGTGCTCGCCCCGACGTTTGTATTCACCTTGCCAAGCCTGCGGCAGAGCTGCTGGAGTCGTATACACCCGAGGAACGTCATCGTGAAATACAGGGGAGGGACTTGAGTGTTCGGGTGCTGCACACCTGTTTGGCGGATCAGCTGAATGTCTTCGAAACAGCGATTCGCTTCGGAAATATCCCTGTGTTGTTTGCTTCATCGGATTCAGTGTACGGGCCGAACAGTTCAACCAGTGTTTTGGAGAATGCGCAGCTTCAGCCAATCAGTATGAAAGGGCTATTTAATTTCTTTACCGAGCAATATGGACGCTTCTATGCTTTGCGCTACGGCATCAGCATAACGGCAATGCGTTTCTTCAATGTCTATGGATTCTGGTTGGATGGTTGGCGTGGAGATGTAATCAGCCGCTTTTGCCAGGCAGCCTTAACGAATCAGAAGCTTGATGTATACGGCGATGGCAACCAGATCAGGGACTTTATTTACATTGAAGACGCAATTGCTGCAATTATTGCCCTGGCGTCGTCAGTCAAGCCAGGCTTCAGTGCTGTCAATATTTCAACTGGCGTTGGCACAGAGCTGAATGAATTGGTGAGATTGGTCTGTTTGTTGACCGCAACTCCGTTCGAGGTTGTTAATCATCCCTTCAGGCCGGGAGATTTGAGTTGTGCCGTCGGCAATAACCAAAGGCTTGAAGCACTGGGGCTGAACCTTGTCAAAACGGAATTGGCAGAAGGGCTGCGTCGCACCATGAATGCTGCAGGTGTTATCACGATGCGTCGCAGCCAGGCATAG
- the folD gene encoding bifunctional methylenetetrahydrofolate dehydrogenase/methenyltetrahydrofolate cyclohydrolase FolD: protein MSAQLIDGKAAAAAIRESVKARVEQRSIEGLRAPGLAVVLVGNDPASEVYVSHKRKDCQQVGILSKAYDLPETTTQQELLNLIDQLNDDNEVDGILVQLPLPDGLEASEVLERIAPTKDVDGFHPFNVGRLAQRIPLLRPCTPAGIVDLLNSTGEPVRGQHAVIVGASNIVGRPMGLELLIKGCTVTTCHRFTQDLKHHVSQADIVIVAVGKPGIVKGEWIKPGAVVIDVGINRLDSGKLIGDVDFDAAAERASFITPVPGGVGPMTRAKLLENTLLSCETLRD from the coding sequence ATGTCCGCTCAGTTAATCGACGGAAAGGCTGCTGCTGCTGCCATTCGTGAGTCCGTAAAAGCACGCGTGGAACAGCGCTCCATTGAAGGCCTAAGAGCCCCAGGGCTCGCCGTTGTTCTCGTCGGCAACGACCCGGCATCTGAAGTATACGTATCTCACAAGCGAAAAGATTGCCAGCAGGTAGGCATTCTATCCAAGGCGTACGACCTGCCTGAAACAACCACACAACAGGAATTACTCAACCTCATCGACCAACTGAATGACGATAACGAAGTGGACGGCATCCTTGTGCAACTGCCACTGCCGGACGGGCTTGAGGCATCAGAGGTCCTCGAGCGGATTGCGCCAACGAAAGACGTGGATGGCTTCCACCCATTTAATGTCGGTCGCCTGGCACAAAGAATTCCACTACTGCGGCCCTGCACACCAGCAGGTATTGTCGATCTTTTGAACAGCACCGGCGAACCAGTGCGAGGCCAGCACGCGGTCATTGTCGGAGCCTCTAACATCGTTGGTCGCCCAATGGGATTAGAGCTTCTTATTAAAGGTTGTACAGTTACAACCTGTCACCGCTTTACGCAGGATCTGAAGCATCATGTCAGTCAAGCAGACATCGTAATTGTTGCAGTAGGAAAACCAGGCATCGTCAAAGGCGAATGGATTAAGCCCGGCGCGGTCGTAATCGATGTAGGTATTAATCGACTCGATAGTGGCAAGCTGATTGGCGATGTGGACTTTGACGCTGCCGCAGAGCGAGCAAGTTTCATTACACCGGTGCCCGGCGGTGTTGGCCCAATGACCCGTGCAAAATTACTGGAAAACACACTTCTGAGCTGTGAAACCCTGAGGGATTAA
- the tig gene encoding trigger factor → MQVSIETTTGLEQVMTAGVPAAEVEAQVVNELKRISQSQKNNPGPGFRKGKPLPPKVAKQKFGKQARAEAVYQQMQQSFFKVVQDKEIKLAGMPKFELVVDEEGKDLEFKATFEVYPEVKLADFAAIEVEQQSAEVNDADLETMVETLRKQQAQWSPSDDAATDGDQLNIDFEGFIDGEAFEGGSAEGYGLTLGSNSMIPGFESGLEGAKSGEEKTLDIAFPDDYHKEELKGKPVQFKVKVNEVKKPELPELNEEFYKAFGVETSDEAEFRTEIRKNMDRELARAIRTLTKQQVVTGLVEANEVEVPASLVDQEIDRLRQQAVQQFGGGQGMDASMLPAELFKEQAEKRVVIGLLMNAAIEANDLTPSDEKVEQLIEEVAATYQDPDQVREYYSSNPEQRSQVEAMALEEQVVEKVLASAKVSQTETTYEEIIRAANQPAQ, encoded by the coding sequence ATGCAAGTGTCCATTGAGACCACCACAGGTCTGGAACAGGTAATGACCGCTGGTGTTCCGGCTGCTGAGGTTGAAGCGCAAGTAGTAAATGAATTAAAGCGCATTTCACAAAGCCAAAAAAATAACCCGGGGCCGGGTTTCCGTAAAGGCAAGCCTCTGCCTCCAAAAGTTGCGAAGCAGAAGTTCGGCAAGCAAGCGCGCGCTGAAGCTGTATATCAGCAAATGCAACAGTCTTTCTTCAAGGTTGTTCAGGACAAAGAGATCAAGCTTGCGGGCATGCCTAAGTTCGAACTGGTTGTGGATGAGGAAGGTAAAGATCTTGAATTCAAGGCAACCTTTGAAGTGTACCCAGAAGTGAAGCTGGCTGATTTTGCTGCTATTGAAGTGGAGCAGCAGTCTGCAGAAGTGAATGATGCTGACCTGGAGACCATGGTTGAGACTCTTCGCAAGCAGCAGGCTCAATGGAGCCCCTCTGATGATGCGGCCACCGATGGCGATCAGTTGAATATTGATTTCGAAGGCTTTATCGACGGTGAAGCATTCGAGGGTGGTTCCGCTGAAGGTTATGGTCTGACATTGGGTTCGAACTCGATGATTCCAGGGTTTGAATCAGGTCTTGAGGGTGCTAAGTCTGGTGAAGAGAAGACACTGGATATCGCTTTCCCTGATGATTATCACAAAGAAGAGCTGAAAGGTAAGCCAGTTCAGTTCAAAGTTAAGGTTAATGAAGTCAAAAAGCCTGAGCTTCCGGAGCTTAATGAGGAGTTCTACAAGGCGTTTGGTGTAGAAACGTCCGATGAAGCCGAATTCCGTACTGAGATTCGTAAGAACATGGATCGTGAATTGGCCCGCGCAATTCGCACCTTAACCAAGCAGCAGGTTGTCACGGGTTTGGTAGAAGCCAACGAGGTTGAAGTACCAGCATCGCTTGTTGATCAGGAAATTGATCGTCTGCGTCAGCAGGCTGTTCAGCAATTTGGTGGTGGTCAGGGTATGGATGCAAGCATGCTTCCTGCTGAGTTGTTCAAGGAGCAAGCTGAGAAGCGTGTGGTAATCGGGCTGCTGATGAATGCTGCCATTGAGGCCAATGATCTGACCCCATCTGATGAGAAGGTCGAGCAACTGATCGAAGAAGTTGCAGCGACTTATCAGGATCCTGATCAGGTTCGTGAGTACTACAGCAGCAACCCGGAGCAGCGCTCTCAGGTTGAGGCAATGGCTTTGGAAGAGCAGGTTGTTGAGAAGGTTCTGGCTAGTGCAAAAGTTAGTCAAACCGAGACAACTTACGAAGAAATTATTCGTGCAGCGAACCAGCCAGCTCAATAA
- the clpP gene encoding ATP-dependent Clp endopeptidase proteolytic subunit ClpP, with translation MIDSIKQQSDIIQASGLVPMVVEQSARGERSYDIYSRLLKERVIFLVGPVEDHMANLVVAQLLFLESENPDKDIHLYINSPGGSVTAGMSIYDTMQFIKPDVSTMVIGQACSMGAFLLAAGAPGKRFSVPNSRVMIHQPSGGAQGQATDIQIQAQNIQNTKEQLNRILASHTGQSYETIAADTERDNFMDAHTAMEYGLIDKVLEKRS, from the coding sequence ATGATTGACTCCATTAAGCAGCAGTCAGACATTATCCAAGCCAGTGGTTTGGTTCCTATGGTGGTAGAACAGTCCGCTCGCGGTGAGCGTTCTTACGACATCTATTCTCGACTCCTGAAGGAGCGGGTAATCTTTCTTGTTGGACCAGTAGAAGATCACATGGCCAATCTTGTGGTTGCTCAGTTACTGTTTCTGGAGTCCGAAAACCCTGATAAAGATATTCACCTGTACATTAATTCTCCAGGTGGTTCGGTGACTGCTGGTATGTCTATCTATGACACCATGCAGTTCATTAAGCCGGATGTAAGTACCATGGTTATTGGTCAGGCTTGCAGTATGGGAGCCTTCCTGTTGGCCGCGGGTGCGCCAGGCAAGCGGTTCAGTGTTCCGAATTCTCGCGTTATGATTCATCAACCTAGTGGTGGCGCTCAGGGGCAAGCAACCGACATCCAGATTCAGGCTCAGAATATCCAAAACACCAAAGAGCAGCTGAACAGAATTTTGGCGTCTCATACGGGTCAGAGTTACGAGACAATTGCAGCGGATACTGAGCGAGATAACTTTATGGATGCTCATACTGCAATGGAATATGGCCTGATTGATAAGGTACTGGAAAAGCGCAGCTAG